The Raphanus sativus cultivar WK10039 chromosome 2, ASM80110v3, whole genome shotgun sequence genome includes a region encoding these proteins:
- the LOC108835432 gene encoding glutathione hydrolase 1: MMPKATVVLLLLVVAAVGNATAEKRQPRIVKHNGVVATDDERCSEIGMRVLRQGGNAVDASVAAALCLGVVSPASSGLGGGAFMVVKLADGDEIAYDSREVAPLRATENMYGGHVDLKRKGALSVGVPGELAGLFTAWKQHGKLPWKQLVYPAENLAKGFKITKYLHMQMNATRGGILQDKGLSELFVSNGELKTPGMICHNPILASTLRKIAEYGPKAFYNGTVAFDIVKDVSNLGGILTLEDLRRYRVKVKRPLSTEILGYRVLGMPPPSSGGPAMMLVLNMLSRYGIPSGVSGSLGVHRLVEALKHAFAVRMNLGDPDFVDVTKVVSDMLSIEFAESLKKKINDNTTFDPKYYGGRWNQIKDHGTSHISIIDSERNAVSMTTTINSYFGALILSPSTGIVLNNEMDDFSIPMKHDGSESVPPPAPANFIRPGKRPLSSMTPTIVLKDGKVKAAVGASGGVNIIAGTVEVYLNYFFLKMDPLSAVLSPRIYHQLIPNVVSYENWTTVFSDHFEIRKETRAVLEKKGHVLKPISGGTIAQFVVQESGANSRGLSELVAVSDPRKGGFPSGF, from the exons ATGATGCCAAAAGCGACGGTGGTTCTGCTTCTTCTAGTCGTCGCCGCTGTGGGAAATGCGACGGCCGAGAAAAGACAGCCAAGAATTGTCAAGCACAACGGCGTCGTTGCGACGGACGATGAACGCTGCTCTGAAATAGGGATGCGCGTTCTTCGGCAGGGAGGTAACGCAGTTGATGCCTCAGTGGCTGCTGCTTTGTGTTTAGGAGTTGTGAGTCCGGCTTCAAGCGGTTTAGGAGGTGGAGCGTTTATGGTTGTGAAGTTGGCCGATGGAGATGAGATCGCTTATGACTCTAGAGAAGTCGCTCCCCTTCGCGCAACCGAG AATATGTATGGTGGCCACGTTGATCTGAAGAGGAAAGGAGCCTTGTCTGTAGGCGTTCCCGGGGAACTAGCGGGTCTCTTCACCGCTTGGAAACAGCACGGAAAGCTGCCCTGGAAGCAACTCGTCTATCCTGCTGAGAACCTCGCTAAGGGATTCAAGATAACGAAATATCTCCACATGCAGATGAATGCTACTCGAGGAGGCATCTTACAAGACAAAGGTCTCTCCGAGCTTTTCGTTTCGAATGGAGAGCTGAAGACACCAGGGATGATTTGCCACAACCCTATACTGGCTTCGACGCTAAGGAAAATCGCCGAGTACGGTCCAAAAGCGTTTTACAACGGAACTGTTGCGTTTGACATCGTCAAAGACGTTAGTAACCTGGGAGGGATACTAACGTTGGAAGACTTGCGAAGATACAGAGTTAAAGTCAAACGTCCTTTGTCAACAGAGATTCTTGGGTACAGAGTGCTTGGCATGCCTCCTCCATCATCCGGTGGTCCTGCAATGATGCTG GTTTTGAACATGCTTTCTCGGTATGGGATTCCATCAGGTGTTTCGGGATCTCTCGGGGTTCATAGACTAGTTGAGGCTCTGAAACACGCCTTTGCTGTCAGAATGAACCTTGGAGATCCAGATTTCGTGGACGTTACCAAAGTCGTTTCAGACATGCTCTCCATAGAGtttgcagaatcgttgaagaagaagataaacgACAATACAACTTTTGATCCAAAGTACTATGGTGGCAG GTGGAATCAGATTAAGGATCACGGGACAAGCCATATATCGATAATAGACAGCGAGAGGAATGCCGTTTCGATGACTACCACAATCAACTCCTATTTTGGGGCATTAATTCTGTCTCCGAGCACCGGAATTGTACTGAACAACGAAATGGATGATTTCTCAATCCCAATGAAACATGACGGTAGTGAATCTGTACCGCCACCAGCACCGGCTAACTTCATCAGACCAGGAAAACGTCCGTTGTCTTCTATGACACCCACTATTGTACTCAAG GATGGTAAAGTGAAGGCCGCAGTGGGTGCAAGCGGAGGGGTGAATATCATTGCTGGAACAGTCGaagtttatttaaattattttttccttaaGATGGATCCTCTTTCTGCCGTTTTGTCTCCAAGAATCTACCATCAG CTGATACCAAACGTAGTTTCGTATGAAAATTGGACGACGGTGTTCAGTGATCATTTCGAGATCCGTAAGGAAACAAGAGCTGTGTTGGAGAAGAAAGGCCATGTTCTAAAACCTATCTCTGGAGGGACAATTGCTCAGTTCGTAGTTCAGGAATCAGGTGCAAATTCCCGTGGACTGAGTGAGCTTGTGGCGGTAAGTGATCCAAGAAAAGGAGGGTTCCCTTCAGGATTTTGA
- the LOC108832017 gene encoding uncharacterized protein LOC108832017, with protein MTHGHHLMVSDIIISTSSSQHWNVEAARPLLNDEQFHLMLTLYLPQTRTDDHLVWPNNPSGNYSVKSGYKREMVELGSALPDLLPPRGDDPMLKQNIWTLPILPKLKHFLWRLLSLDLGTNTKLNTRGMCVDNLCPRCSGSPEKVNHLFFMCPLSIQTWRLNQVTLGYSSTFSDDLENNMRHLFDLQSSSTLTLEQKLTPFWMLWKIWESRNNLIFKNKSDSFILNVMQVMLQLKFETGLRRLRRINCPRTSGVCVRQHLWRWMLEAESKA; from the coding sequence ATGACGCATGGACACCACTTAATGGTTTCAGATATCATCATCTCTACAAGTTCATCTCAACATTGGAATGTTGAAGCTGCAAGACCCTTACTAAATGACGAACAATTTCACCTAATGCTCACTCTATACCTTCCTCAGACAAGGACTGATGATCATCTCGTCTGGCCAAATAATCCCTCTGGCAATTACTCTGTCAAAAGTGGTTATAAAAGAGAAATGGTGGAACTTGGTAGCGCCTTACCAGACTTGCTTCCTCCTCGTGGTGATGATCCGATGCTGAAACAGAATATTTGGACTCTTCCAATTTTACCGAAACTGAAACATTTTCTCTGGAGACTTCTATCTTTGGATTTGGGAACAAATACAAAGTTAAATACGAGAGGTATGTGTGTGGATAATCTCTGTCCCCGCTGCTCTGGATCACCTGAAAAAGTGAATCATCTTTTCTTCATGTGTCCTCTTTCAATTCAAACATGGAGGTTGAATCAAGTTACTTTAGGCTACTCTTCAACGTTTTCTGatgatttagaaaataatatgaGACATCTGTTTGATCTTCAATCTTCTTCAACCCTAACGTTGGAACAGAAGCTCACACCGTTTTGGATGCTTTGGAAAATTTGGGAATCAAGGAACAATCTCATTTTCAAAAACAAGTCAGACTCCTTCATCCTCAACGTGATGCAGGTTATGTTACAGCTGAAGTTCGAGACTGGATTGAGAAGGCTGAGAAGGATTAATTGCCCTCGCACTTCGGGAGTTTGTGTGCGACAACATTTGTGGCGATGGATGCTTGAGGCCGAGAGTAAAGCTTAA
- the LOC108841576 gene encoding defensin-like protein 34 gives MAFNKFSLFLILCLCVLSTAEFGEAQIPTGKKCSDPNGFDDKAKCQGYCRDQGYLGGGCQGYKNHYMCECYEG, from the exons aTGGCATTTAACAAATTTTCTTTATTCCTGATACTTTGTCTATGCGTTCTATCAACTGCAG aaTTTGGAGAAGCACAAATCCCAACCGGAAAAAAATGCTCAGATCCAAACGGCTTCGACGATAAAGCGAAGTGTCAGGGTTACTGTAGAGATCAGGGTTATCTCGGTGGTGGTTGCCAAGGCTACAAAAATCATTATATGTGCGAGTGTTATGAAGGATAA